The DNA window gctttatatggccagataaaacttgatctggccagattaaaccagatGTAAAGCCAGATCTGGCATTTCGGTAAGGGttgatttatgataattttgttaaGTTGGTTTATCCATGCAtgctgtatctatatatattcaacagatCATCGCTTTGAGAGATAATCATGGGTAATACCACTCAAAGGAAAAGAGAAGACCCAAGCAAACCAGATGCTAAAGTTTTGCAAGGTTTGTAGTAATTACATAATTTTGTATCAGTAACTTAAGCATAGGAAGGCTGATGTTAAAATAAACATTGGTAAGGATTTAAACCTCAGCATTGTAATTACTCTTACAGTGTACGATTGAGAGTTCAACAcgattgttttattattattttattgtattttaataaaaagGTTGGTGATATCTAACTGATTGAGTGACTTCTGTAACATTGTGAGATATTATAATACACTGTATTAAACTCACTTTATTTAGATGTAATCAAATGCAAGAACACACCTCGTACTTTTAACTCTTGGACTGCTGGCAGGACAGAGTTCAGCTATAAAATgttaaagtttgttttaaagaaagtaaataaacgGTAGGCCACCTGTATCAGATCGAGAGCAAAgtaattgaaatatttatgttattattacttAATTCACAAAGGGCcaataaaattaacatttactGAATTTGAAGTGAATTATACCAGCTGAAATAGACTTCTACCTTATTAATTTTACCTAACTGATTTGAATCGGTATATGTAGATATAAATGCTTGAAGGCGAtgtaaatttgcatattactctGATTTAACTTGTATAACTATGTCATTAAcagtaacatcaaagagattgCCCCCCAAAATTGTTTCCAGTTTATATATAAGCACTGAAACGCCCCAATTTCATTGACCTAAAAATAATGTTaacaaatcaacatttttttctcattgcAGAAAAAAAGGCCATACTCATCAGTTCTCTAAAGAGAAGGTATAAACTACAATATGATGCAATCCAGCCCATACCCTACATCAAGGACAGACTATATTGTGTCGACAAGGTATTTGTTGAGGGCGGTACAGAGATCCATATTGTTCAAGGAGCGACGAGGGAGATAGAAGGACAATGGGTACGTGTGGACTCGTACAAAGATATCTTCACAGACCCACGAATGAAAGCCAAACGGCGCATCATAGAAGCAGAAGCTGGGTATGGTAAGTCAACAGTGGCCCTACAGCTCGCCTATGATTGGTGCAATGGTGTCAAGGATTCACCTTTTAAAGACGTAGAGATTCTAATTCTTCTCCGGTTGAGGCAGCTGAACAGCaagatatctatctatctcgCAATAAAGCTGTTCTTAGCACCAAACGATCCTCGAATCAAATCtactgatattaaaaatatcattgaaagcTGTTCTTCTGTTAAGGTACTCCTGGACGGGTATGATGAGTTTCCTGATAGGGACGGAGCCACCGGAAGTGATGTAGAACGTATCATTATGAGTAATCAGTTTAAGGATATTGATGTTACCCTGACAACCAGATATCTTCCGAAGGACTATGACAAAGCAAGCACAAAGCGAGTGCGGTTAGTTGGTTTTGACGAAAAAGCACGTGACCAGTATATTCGCAAGGCTGTTACTGGGGAAGACGATGAAAGCGTTGCTAAAGTTAAGCGCTCTTTGAAAGCAAACCCGATCCTGGATGACCTATGTCAAGTTCCTCTCATCTTTGTAATGTTTTCTCACATGACCCACGAAAAGACACATTTTCAGAAATTCAAGTCAGTCACTGAGTTCTTTAGATACATGATCGAATGCTTCCATAGTCATCTTAGTAATAAATCATTGGCTAAAAGTGCAATGGCGTATATTATTGGGTATGCTGTCAAATACAAGGAACTTAGTAAAGTAGCATTTGAAGGTCTCTGCGGTGAAAACCAACAGTTATCATGGCGTAAGGATGGACTCTGTACACGACTAGGTCAAGGTTTTTGTCAACATTATATTGCAGTTGGTATCTTGGTAGAGGAAGAAGTGTCTGCTGGGACAAACGAACAGACTTCTgctacagacatacagacaaggACTGACATAAGGTTCTACcataaactattctgtgaatggtttgCCTCTTTTAGACTGGTAGAAGTTGTAGCTGCTACAAGAGATGAATCTGAGCTGGAGAATGTTCTTGATAAAGTGGATCCATTTAATCTTCAGTACCTCTATCGATTCACCTGTGGGATTAGCTCAGCAGTTGGGACGAGAAtaatagaatacttgaagagcAGGAAAGACGGTGATAAGTTTGCCATCCTCTGCATCCTGGAGCAAACTGGTAAGGTAGATGGAATCAAGGACACCGTCAGGGATCTGTGTTCAAAGCAAGTTAAGATCAAGTACGACGACAGCAAGCTTCTTCAGAGATCCACCATCCAGCTCCTGGAGATTGCATCTAGGCTTGATGTAAGTATGTTTATCATAGAAAACAGTTTGATACATTAGTTTCTGTCAACTATACCAAACCAACCTGATGCTGATCAATTaactaaatatacaaaaaacaaTATCAACAATTAAACATATCAACGTATTTTTTAACCAAACATCCAACTCATGAATGTTTACATTAGATTCAGTGACAgacaaatctaaataaatgtatattacGTTCAACTACTCAGCCCGCCAAGGGAAAGTCACAATTATCAatgtgttgttttatttaaaataaatctcGTTTCATCGATGACTGTTTCGTTATGAGATATCATTCAAACCTATTGGAAGTATAAGCAAAGATAGTTCAAGAATTAAGTCTACTGAAATAAATGTCTCATATATCTAAATAGACATCGTTCCATCCGTTTGTAAATGCAATTCAGATctctaaaatatgtaaagaaagtCAAACTGTAAACTCCAAAGGGTCACCACGAGAGTTAATGTATTAAACTCAACAACTGAGAGATTACTGATCGAATCTACACAAGCTCGTACTACaatttgctttatatactgTAGGTCTCAACATGGACCTCTATGCAGAACGTACATGGAAAGGAACTTAAGATTCAATACCGTACTATTCACGGCTAGTAATGTGAAACCTGTAGAAGGGTGCAAATTAAGATTTAAACTTAACTGTTATTACAAAACTCAACCACAAAGAACAAAGTTAATAACAGTATAGATTGATTCCGCGATATATTCGAGTCTTCGTATGGATATGTTGTAATTATCGCTGCAGGAAGGTTTATAGTTTTATACATTTCGAAATTAGTGTTTTCTTGACATAGGGAGTTCCTTTCAACGTCTTGGACACTGCATGGAGGTTATATAGGCTAATATATTCCTTgtcactgaaatattatcttaaaGGGTAACCCTAGGCAGAATTTTCGTATGGATAATGTTTtagtcaaaaaagaaaaagaaaatttaggTGCCAGAAATATATCAATAGCTATTGAGTTTTTCAAGACATTCACCTTAGAAACTATGTTTAAACGATGGAATGCCTGTTTAAGGTTTCAAATCCTTCCCCCCTTTGAAACAGGCCTACATGTTAACATTCAATTCATTGACTTATAAATTAAATAACTCAACAACCGTCTTCTAACTTCACACTATAACAACAGAGTAACACTGAATGACATTCAACACAATTTGACCTTGACATATTTGTAATCTAGTGTAAACATAATGCCTTATTGTAATATAGTATAAACAACATGTATATCCCTTATTGTTATATAGTGTaaacatatcccttattgttATTAAGGGTAGAAGTAGCCCTTATTTTAATTTAGGGTAGACGTAgcccttattgtaatctagtgtagacatatcccttattgtaatctagtgtaaacatatcccttattgtaatctagggtagacatatcccttattgtaatttAGGGTAGACGTAgcccttattgtaatctagtgtagacatatcccttattgtaatctagtgtagacatatcccttattgttATCTAGTGTAAACATATCCCTTATAGTAATCTAGGGTAGACGTAGCcattattgtaatctagggtagatatcccttattgtaatccAGGGTAAATACATCCCCTATTGTAATCTAGTGTaaacatatcccttattgttATATAGGGTAGATATAttccttattgtaatctagggtagacgTAGCCCTAATTGCAATGATAGACTAGACCTACATTGTATTCGTTAGAGTAATCGTGCATTAGGCCTTCGGTGTAAACCACTGTTTGTTCGTAAAACTTCGCTAACTAGGCGATGATcttagaaattgaagtagggagaatgacttcatgcgacatatactgaagccaccCATCCAACTgttggcgctttgcttgtacggaGACAGGAACggcgcgtaatacaaacactataCGTCTTTGACATTACTAAAGTtaaaaaaattgacataaatcacacaaaatggtgatatcgtgtgccgcaCTTGGGTGCCAAAAATGTGGCAGTGGTCTGTAGTTTCACAGGTAATTCTAAAGATGAGATAGTAGAAGCATTCGCATAGGAATCTAATTACTGTACTAATGTCGTCTTCTCAGCTGCAcatattgttattcactggaccctggatatagaTAGCCTATAGAGGCCCTAGACCTGTTACGGCTTTCCTTTCGGATGCGGTGTGATGAAAGCCTAATGACTATATCCCTAACGATAGttccacatgccagaataacatgggatAACAGTTATGATGTCCTGGGCGTATCACTAACAATTTAATTCTAAGAAAATAGGCTACTATACGCTTTTTACTTTGTCTCGTCCGAAACAGGTGTACGTTGTGATTGACAGCTTGGTTGTCCGGTTAATCTGTGATGGTTTTAGTTAAATAGTTTCTTCGTTTATATTGCAGGCGCATGCTAAATTTTGCTTTACAATGACACCtatttgtatacaaacacagTTGTTCTAATATTTGTAGATTTTATCACATATGCAGACTAGATGTAACATTTAACTTCCATGCAAGACATCTGTGTATGTGGCTTTTACTGCTTGGGTGTATCAAGTCTGTGTCATATGCATTATGACGTTTATATGACCAGAATGAAAGTAATCAGTGCTGTTAGCTCtggaatattattttgttttctggtttaGGAAAGGCCAATTTATTAGGGGAAAATATTTTTATCTTGATGGCCCTTCAAAGCTGCCCTAAAAATTTCATCGGGACGCATCtagaatatgttcctctttccTAGTGAGAAAACAAGGCATCTTCGTTATCAATCTTTGTAAAGTCTGGTAACTTAATACGTGATGGAACTGAAGCATCTTATCTTCAATCTTAAAAGATATCTAGTCATATCTCGTAATATTGATAATATCAACTAACTATGAAACAATTATACAATACCACAGGGCAAACTTCTTATGGTGTATgatctttatatttgtttgttgtggAAACAGTGACTGTCATACAACGGTAGTCAAGTcctttatatatttagtttgttgCACAGGCTAAGTGAATGTCAAGCGTATAACAGCAGTTTATAAAGTCATTCTAGACGTAAGCCTACTGAAAATCAAGGACCAATGCTCATCAAGGCATCTTTGTCAAGTTTTGCGGTCCTGTGTATGATATTTTTTTAGTGAGCTCTTGATACAGTGCTATGGAGAGAACTTTTTTCTACAAGAGTAGTCATAAACACTGGACAGCAACTGAACTAATCTTGTACCATGAAGGAGGGCAGGGGAGGAGCAGAGGGGTAGCTAGgggcagggacgtcgctagagagaatcttggtaaaactgatcaaagttggaaaatttgagtgcgacagtccgaatttccgactgtcgcactcaaatttacCTAGGACTATTATATTCTTGtaattgtgaatgacctaaaaattttggtcaaaattgacttttaatcagtcatatttaccacgtttcccttgccactttgagaaattgtatctcgcgatccttatactctgCTATACcaaactttgtatgattttgaaaaCTCTAAAAAAATGCCTAACAGAACTAAGGTACAatgttcgccagcttcaatttggtttatatatgcactaattttgctattaggtgggttgaccctgttcgctagcttcatgtaagttcaggatatacattgACTCTGTGGTATACAATTAGAAAACACTCAATGTagaatctacggaagcttaaagtgccatcaacataagacaAACTTTACCTCATAGGTTAGCATTTTTAGATAgatgtttagataacaagataaaatc is part of the Apostichopus japonicus isolate 1M-3 chromosome 22, ASM3797524v1, whole genome shotgun sequence genome and encodes:
- the LOC139964104 gene encoding NLR family CARD domain-containing protein 4-like, whose translation is MGNTTQRKREDPSKPDAKVLQEKKAILISSLKRRYKLQYDAIQPIPYIKDRLYCVDKVFVEGGTEIHIVQGATREIEGQWVRVDSYKDIFTDPRMKAKRRIIEAEAGYGKSTVALQLAYDWCNGVKDSPFKDVEILILLRLRQLNSKISIYLAIKLFLAPNDPRIKSTDIKNIIESCSSVKVLLDGYDEFPDRDGATGSDVERIIMSNQFKDIDVTLTTRYLPKDYDKASTKRVRLVGFDEKARDQYIRKAVTGEDDESVAKVKRSLKANPILDDLCQVPLIFVMFSHMTHEKTHFQKFKSVTEFFRYMIECFHSHLSNKSLAKSAMAYIIGYAVKYKELSKVAFEGLCGENQQLSWRKDGLCTRLGQGFCQHYIAVGILVEEEVSAGTNEQTSATDIQTRTDIRFYHKLFCEWFASFRLVEVVAATRDESELENVLDKVDPFNLQYLYRFTCGISSAVGTRIIEYLKSRKDGDKFAILCILEQTGKVDGIKDTVRDLCSKQVKIKYDDSKLLQRSTIQLLEIASRLDVSMFIIENSLIH